A region of Legionella donaldsonii DNA encodes the following proteins:
- a CDS encoding REP-associated tyrosine transposase — protein MVNYRRSFIPGGTFFFTVTLRNRKSCLLVDHINLLKDAVQTVKGQHPFLTKAYVVLPDHLHIIWLLPPGDSDYSQRWKKIKALFSKSIHKSVLPLMRTRHNEYCLWQRRFWEHAINDETDFENHVNYIHYNPIKHGLVESLHHWPYSSFHYYVRSGRLSKNWANSIPEPIEKFGFGE, from the coding sequence TTTTCTTTACAGTGACACTGAGAAATAGAAAATCATGCCTCTTGGTAGATCACATTAATTTATTGAAAGACGCCGTTCAAACGGTTAAAGGGCAACATCCTTTTCTGACCAAAGCCTATGTGGTTTTACCTGACCATCTTCATATAATTTGGCTGTTGCCCCCAGGGGATTCGGATTACTCTCAACGGTGGAAAAAAATTAAGGCTCTGTTTTCAAAATCAATCCATAAATCGGTTTTACCCTTAATGAGAACAAGACACAATGAGTATTGTCTTTGGCAGCGTCGGTTTTGGGAGCATGCTATTAACGATGAAACAGATTTTGAAAATCACGTCAATTATATTCATTACAATCCCATTAAACATGGCTTAGTGGAGTCTTTGCATCATTGGCCTTATTCCTCGTTTCATTATTATGTACGTAGTGGGCGATTATCTAAAAATTGGGCTAACTCGATCCCTGAGCCAATAGAGAAGTTTGGGTTTGGGGAATAA
- a CDS encoding lytic transglycosylase domain-containing protein codes for MKKVLFFLILMYSSAVIHALSGEAYLNRFMAYTQWSQNLPVQPGPDFYAFIDSDTPLAKRLRERWLYHLAHQKDWPNYLKHYQNSNDINLQCYNLLATYYEGKTQEALEATKPLWLSGSSQPSACNELFNLLVKSDSFDETLITQRIILALDKRNLPLARYLLKQYKQPRLKDEQLLAAIYQSPSRITQLEIGELHDYFYLYGLKRLVSINMDQAIKYWQHIKTKKLLTKPQQQAFLAHLALYKAMRNHEDTQYWFNKINPAYYNDVLLDWQIRYALKRQQWSKVEYLINHSPDKDKPCWQYWLARALEARGKKDQAQALYKSVAKSRNYYGFLASLRLNQAPSFENEPPISNMAILKPYQPITDNIKYLYQSKQELQAARLLNDFMSELPKEDKSALIYWIATNLQWHGKSVYLSNTDELNNQLVLRFPLAYQPTISQYAKNYQIPREFIYAIIRQESGFRRDVISPAGARGLMQVMPATAKVVAKREKIAYGDKDQLFLFQKNINIGVAYLKQLANRFNRHPVLIAAAYNAGPSRVNYWLRNHPPKQIDIWIETLPWHETRNYLKNVIAFYAVYQYRMRERPDLSAFMQPLL; via the coding sequence ATGAAAAAAGTATTATTTTTTTTAATCCTGATGTATTCATCAGCGGTAATTCATGCTTTATCGGGTGAGGCGTATTTAAACCGGTTTATGGCTTATACACAGTGGAGCCAAAACTTGCCTGTACAGCCGGGTCCCGATTTTTATGCATTTATTGACAGCGATACACCACTTGCCAAAAGATTACGTGAAAGATGGCTATACCACTTAGCCCATCAAAAAGATTGGCCCAATTACCTTAAGCATTATCAAAACTCAAACGATATTAATCTGCAGTGTTATAACCTCCTGGCAACCTATTATGAAGGAAAAACCCAAGAGGCTCTGGAAGCGACTAAGCCTTTATGGCTATCAGGAAGCTCTCAACCCTCTGCTTGCAATGAGCTATTTAACCTGCTGGTGAAAAGCGACAGTTTTGATGAAACACTGATTACTCAGCGAATTATCCTGGCACTCGACAAGCGCAATCTGCCTTTAGCCCGCTATTTACTGAAACAATATAAACAGCCTCGTCTCAAAGACGAACAATTACTGGCCGCTATTTACCAGAGTCCGTCCCGTATTACTCAGCTTGAGATTGGTGAGTTGCACGATTATTTCTATCTTTATGGTTTAAAGAGGCTGGTATCCATTAACATGGATCAAGCCATTAAATATTGGCAACATATCAAAACTAAAAAATTATTGACCAAACCGCAACAACAAGCTTTTCTTGCGCATTTGGCACTTTATAAAGCGATGCGTAATCATGAAGATACGCAATACTGGTTTAACAAAATAAACCCGGCTTATTACAACGACGTTCTGCTTGATTGGCAAATCCGTTACGCGCTTAAGCGCCAGCAATGGTCTAAAGTGGAGTACCTAATCAATCATTCGCCTGACAAAGATAAACCTTGCTGGCAATATTGGTTGGCCCGCGCCCTGGAAGCCAGAGGGAAAAAAGATCAAGCCCAAGCGCTCTATAAGTCCGTTGCAAAATCAAGGAATTACTATGGTTTCCTTGCCAGCCTGCGGTTAAATCAGGCTCCAAGCTTTGAAAATGAGCCGCCAATATCCAATATGGCTATCTTAAAACCCTACCAACCCATTACAGATAATATTAAATACCTCTATCAATCCAAACAGGAGTTACAAGCCGCGAGGCTCCTCAATGATTTTATGAGCGAACTCCCCAAAGAGGATAAGAGTGCCCTGATATATTGGATCGCAACTAATTTGCAGTGGCATGGTAAATCAGTTTATTTAAGCAATACCGACGAGTTAAATAATCAATTGGTGTTACGCTTTCCCTTGGCGTATCAACCCACTATTAGCCAATATGCTAAAAATTACCAAATTCCCCGTGAATTTATCTATGCCATTATTCGGCAGGAAAGCGGTTTTCGTCGGGATGTCATTTCACCAGCGGGTGCCCGAGGTCTAATGCAAGTGATGCCTGCTACCGCAAAGGTGGTAGCAAAACGCGAAAAAATTGCTTATGGCGATAAAGATCAGCTGTTTTTATTTCAAAAAAATATCAACATTGGTGTTGCCTATTTAAAACAATTAGCCAATCGTTTTAATAGACATCCCGTGTTAATCGCGGCAGCCTATAATGCTGGTCCTAGTCGAGTGAATTATTGGCTTAGAAACCATCCACCCAAACAAATCGATATCTGGATTGAAACCCTTCCCTGGCATGAAACACGCAATTACTTGAAGAACGTCATTGCCTTTTATGCTGTTTATCAATATCGCATGCGGGAAAGACCGGATTTAAGTGCGTTTATGCAGCCTCTATTGTAA